Proteins co-encoded in one Synechococcus elongatus PCC 6301 genomic window:
- the hisS gene encoding histidine--tRNA ligase has translation MASLQALRGTRDILPPETQVWQWIEQTAREILGRAAVQEVRTPIFEQTALFERGIGEATDVVGKEMYSFRDRGDRSLTLRPEGTAGTVRAYIEHGLASQGGVQRLRYTGPMFRYERPQAGRQRQFHQLGLELLGTADARADAEAIALATQILQALGLKNLRLDLNSVGDACDRAAYRQALVDYLTPYAADLDPDSRDRLERNPLRILDSKDERTQAIVAEAPSLHDYLSERSRQLFEQVQQLLTHLGIDYRLEPKLVRGLDYYTHTAFEIISSDLGAQATVCGGGRYDGLVSQLGGPETPAVGWAMGLERLVLLLQQGQAVPPATLDFYLVSRGAIAEGQALILAQKLRSAGFGVELDLSGSAFGKQFKRADRSGAIACLVLGDAEAEQGQVNLKWLQSGEQQTLDQSELLQDSDHWRSRLQAARTVSPVEVAPL, from the coding sequence ATGGCTAGCTTGCAAGCTCTGCGGGGCACCCGCGATATTCTGCCGCCCGAAACTCAAGTTTGGCAGTGGATTGAACAAACCGCTCGCGAGATTCTCGGGCGAGCTGCCGTGCAGGAAGTTCGCACACCGATCTTCGAACAGACGGCGCTGTTTGAACGCGGCATTGGCGAAGCCACCGATGTGGTTGGCAAGGAGATGTACAGTTTCCGCGATCGCGGCGATCGCTCCTTGACGCTGCGTCCCGAAGGCACGGCCGGCACTGTGCGGGCTTACATCGAGCATGGTTTAGCCAGCCAAGGTGGCGTGCAACGGCTGCGGTACACCGGCCCGATGTTCCGCTACGAGCGCCCCCAAGCGGGCCGCCAACGCCAGTTTCATCAACTGGGCTTGGAGCTTTTGGGGACGGCGGATGCTCGGGCGGATGCGGAAGCGATCGCCTTGGCGACTCAGATTTTGCAAGCACTGGGTCTGAAAAATCTGCGGCTTGATCTCAACTCTGTCGGGGATGCCTGTGATCGCGCGGCCTACCGGCAAGCCTTGGTTGACTACCTGACACCCTATGCAGCTGATCTCGATCCCGATTCCCGCGATCGCTTGGAACGGAATCCGCTGCGGATTCTTGACAGCAAAGATGAGCGGACTCAGGCGATTGTGGCGGAAGCCCCCAGTCTGCACGACTACCTCAGCGAGCGATCGCGGCAACTCTTTGAGCAAGTCCAGCAACTGCTGACCCATCTCGGGATCGACTATCGGCTGGAACCCAAGCTGGTGCGCGGCTTGGACTACTACACCCACACGGCTTTTGAAATCATCTCCTCGGATCTAGGAGCGCAAGCAACGGTCTGTGGGGGTGGCCGCTATGACGGCCTGGTCTCACAACTTGGCGGGCCAGAAACACCGGCGGTGGGCTGGGCGATGGGGCTCGAGCGGCTGGTGTTGCTGCTTCAACAAGGCCAGGCAGTACCACCGGCAACTCTGGATTTTTATCTCGTCTCGCGGGGGGCGATCGCAGAAGGGCAGGCGTTGATTCTGGCGCAGAAACTGCGAAGTGCGGGCTTTGGCGTGGAGCTCGATCTCAGCGGCAGTGCCTTTGGCAAACAGTTCAAACGGGCCGATCGCAGTGGGGCGATCGCTTGTTTAGTGCTGGGTGATGCGGAAGCGGAACAGGGGCAGGTCAATCTTAAGTGGCTGCAGAGCGGCGAGCAGCAAACCCTTGATCAATCGGAGTTATTGCAAGATTCCGATCACTGGCGATCGCGCCTCCAAGCGGCACGGACAGTATCGCCGGTTGAGGTTGCGCCCTTATGA
- the cobT gene encoding nicotinate mononucleotide-dependent phosphoribosyltransferase CobT: protein MRTDAIACWGGEAQLFPWLTQVQGRSPLLAVLLAFTETALIPGISAAGKTPRDRRYTAHADAEFLYNGPNPQPQYPLPPLQAGASPVLITRACVEQLATPLFLIDAGLTQPLPVPAIRLNSQPARCLSTGQAMPIAIAQQLFQQGQAHGAAIAAQHPDRWLVLGECVVGGTSTALALLLALGIEAAGCVSSSHPTCNHGQKLALVQQGLAAIPDRPARSPLELAAAIADPMLIAAAGMAMAVSQTQSVLLAGGTQMLAAYALMAAIAQTGVAWQPDRIAVGTTRWVMVDPSAQVAQLGPAIASRFGWEPLLLSTQLNFQRSRHAQLQVYEQGFVKEGVAAGGMAIAASLATGASVETLRQWVDDLGDRAIAASGIASAVTD from the coding sequence ATGCGGACTGACGCGATCGCCTGCTGGGGCGGTGAGGCCCAACTGTTTCCTTGGCTCACACAAGTCCAGGGGCGATCGCCCTTGCTGGCCGTCCTGCTGGCATTCACCGAGACGGCGTTGATTCCAGGCATTTCTGCTGCCGGTAAAACCCCTCGCGATCGCCGCTACACTGCCCATGCTGATGCTGAGTTTCTCTACAACGGCCCGAATCCACAGCCTCAATACCCGCTGCCTCCGCTACAGGCAGGAGCATCACCGGTCTTGATCACACGGGCCTGTGTGGAACAGTTGGCCACACCACTGTTTTTAATTGATGCTGGCCTCACGCAACCACTCCCAGTCCCTGCAATTCGCCTCAACAGTCAGCCAGCTCGCTGCCTCAGTACGGGGCAGGCCATGCCGATCGCGATCGCTCAACAACTGTTCCAGCAAGGACAAGCCCACGGGGCTGCGATCGCGGCTCAACATCCCGATCGCTGGTTGGTTCTCGGGGAATGCGTCGTCGGTGGCACCAGTACGGCCTTGGCATTGCTGTTGGCTTTAGGCATTGAAGCGGCAGGCTGTGTTAGTAGCAGCCATCCCACTTGTAACCACGGGCAAAAATTAGCTCTCGTGCAGCAGGGTCTAGCGGCAATTCCCGATCGCCCAGCGCGATCACCTCTAGAGCTGGCAGCAGCAATCGCTGATCCCATGTTGATTGCGGCGGCAGGAATGGCCATGGCCGTCAGTCAGACCCAGTCAGTGCTCTTGGCTGGCGGTACTCAAATGCTGGCCGCTTACGCCTTGATGGCTGCAATCGCCCAGACTGGTGTGGCATGGCAACCCGATCGCATTGCGGTGGGAACAACTCGCTGGGTGATGGTCGATCCGAGTGCTCAGGTGGCACAGTTAGGCCCCGCGATCGCTTCACGATTCGGTTGGGAACCGTTATTGCTCTCCACCCAGCTCAACTTCCAGCGATCGCGTCATGCTCAGCTGCAGGTCTATGAGCAGGGGTTTGTCAAAGAAGGGGTGGCTGCAGGAGGCATGGCGATCGCAGCTAGCTTGGCCACTGGTGCCAGTGTCGAAACCCTCAGGCAGTGGGTTGATGACTTGGGCGATCGCGCAATCGCGGCTAGCGGTATTGCAAGTGCGGTGACTGATTGA
- a CDS encoding helix-turn-helix domain-containing protein, with product MTASGEFPVSGALSERELQIVDLVAAGLTNQEIATRLDISKRTVDNHISNILTKTGTDNRVALVRWALQWGKVCLDQVNCCILPDRDVAAS from the coding sequence ATGACGGCAAGTGGTGAATTTCCCGTCAGCGGTGCGCTTTCTGAGCGCGAGCTCCAAATCGTGGATCTCGTGGCGGCTGGGCTGACGAATCAGGAAATTGCCACGCGGCTGGATATCAGCAAGCGGACGGTCGACAACCACATCAGCAACATCCTCACCAAAACCGGGACCGACAATCGGGTTGCCTTGGTGCGCTGGGCCTTGCAATGGGGTAAAGTCTGCCTCGATCAGGTCAATTGCTGCATTCTGCCCGATCGCGATGTGGCGGCCTCCTAG
- a CDS encoding valine--pyruvate transaminase: MSLESLSRYGRQMSQLTGVRAIMKDIIETLRSGQGQTFINLSAGNPVVLPEVEQLWRDCTADLLGSAEYGQVVGRYGTSQGYEPLIAAIIQEFNQRYGWSISDRNILITPGSQSLYFLAANAFGGWAEDGSLRKILLPLSPDYTGYGGVCLEPQAVVAARPQIERIGDHRFKYRPDFEQLQIGADTGMLLFSRPCNPTGNVISDAELERLATLAAAQNVPVFVDSAYAPPFPGLNFTEMTPFFGDNIVHCLSLSKAGLPGERLGIAIGPEPVIQVLEAFQTNLCIHSSRYGQAIAARAIASGQLTAIAETVIRPYYAAKFARVERQLDALLPDSLPWRLHQGEGGIFAWLWLEEAPLDDWQIYQQLKQAGVIVVPGSSFFPGLREDWVHTRQCLRISLAAEDHELETGMERLATTVQQIYRQAPIPA; encoded by the coding sequence ATGTCCCTAGAATCGCTCAGCCGCTACGGGCGGCAGATGTCTCAGCTCACGGGCGTACGCGCCATCATGAAGGACATCATTGAGACCTTGCGATCGGGGCAAGGCCAAACTTTTATCAATCTCAGTGCTGGAAATCCCGTCGTTCTGCCTGAGGTGGAGCAGCTCTGGCGCGACTGTACCGCCGATTTACTCGGCAGTGCTGAATACGGTCAGGTGGTGGGTCGCTACGGCACCAGTCAAGGCTATGAACCGCTGATCGCCGCCATCATTCAAGAGTTCAATCAGCGCTACGGCTGGTCGATTAGCGATCGCAATATTTTGATTACGCCCGGTAGCCAGTCTCTCTACTTCTTGGCGGCCAATGCCTTTGGTGGCTGGGCAGAAGATGGCAGCCTTCGCAAAATTCTCTTGCCCCTTAGCCCCGACTATACCGGCTACGGTGGCGTCTGTCTGGAACCGCAGGCGGTGGTTGCGGCTCGACCACAGATTGAACGAATTGGCGATCATCGCTTCAAATACCGTCCTGACTTTGAACAGTTGCAAATTGGCGCCGATACCGGGATGCTGCTGTTTTCGCGGCCCTGCAATCCCACCGGCAACGTCATCAGTGACGCCGAACTAGAGCGTCTGGCGACCCTTGCGGCAGCCCAGAACGTGCCGGTGTTTGTCGACTCTGCCTACGCCCCCCCCTTTCCTGGGCTCAACTTTACGGAGATGACCCCCTTCTTTGGGGACAACATTGTTCACTGCCTCAGCCTCTCGAAGGCGGGTCTGCCTGGTGAACGCCTCGGCATCGCCATTGGTCCAGAGCCGGTGATTCAAGTCTTGGAAGCCTTCCAGACCAATCTTTGCATTCACTCCTCACGCTATGGCCAAGCAATCGCAGCCCGGGCGATCGCCTCAGGCCAGTTGACGGCGATCGCAGAAACCGTGATTCGCCCCTACTACGCCGCAAAATTTGCCCGAGTCGAACGTCAGCTCGATGCCCTCTTGCCGGATTCTTTACCCTGGCGCTTGCACCAAGGAGAAGGTGGCATTTTTGCTTGGCTCTGGTTAGAAGAAGCCCCCCTAGATGATTGGCAAATCTATCAGCAGCTCAAACAAGCGGGCGTAATTGTCGTGCCAGGGAGTTCTTTCTTCCCGGGGCTGCGGGAGGATTGGGTCCATACGCGCCAATGTCTGCGGATCAGCTTGGCAGCTGAAGATCACGAATTGGAGACCGGCATGGAACGCCTCGCCACCACTGTGCAGCAGATCTATCGTCAAGCGCCCATTCCCGCCTAA
- a CDS encoding extracellular solute-binding protein, with translation MGLPGLALAGCRSADLQLLLPGNTVPAPILRRFQDRTQITVQLDRAAGLVDSSRLLLTEDPSRLPNLLGIGDAWLQSAIASGRLAPFNPNHWRHWTSLPQRWRQQLRRDRQGVPSEAGEIWAAPYRWGTTMIAFRRDRLTSPLQDWTDLWRPELRGQLILPDDPREVIGLTLKRLGWSYNQANLAEIPQLEPLLAALQQQVKLYSSRNYLQPLLLGDALAAVGWSADILAALRRDSRLAAVVPRSGTAIWLDLWVQPQGRVSEVFSDRWIDFGWAPTIATQFSQLGPAASPAILTAAAVAPVDANPLQIPPTAVLDKSELILPLPEAVRDRYLALWQTMRQG, from the coding sequence GTGGGTCTGCCGGGCCTAGCACTGGCAGGCTGCCGCTCGGCCGATCTACAACTGCTGCTGCCGGGTAACACTGTCCCTGCACCCATCCTGCGCCGCTTTCAAGATCGCACTCAGATTACGGTGCAGCTTGATCGCGCGGCGGGCCTGGTCGATAGCAGTCGTCTATTGCTGACAGAAGACCCTAGCCGCCTGCCCAATCTCTTGGGGATTGGAGATGCTTGGCTCCAGTCTGCGATCGCCTCAGGGCGACTGGCCCCCTTTAACCCCAATCACTGGCGGCATTGGACCTCGTTGCCTCAACGTTGGCGACAGCAACTGCGGCGCGATCGCCAAGGGGTGCCTAGCGAAGCAGGAGAGATTTGGGCGGCGCCCTACCGCTGGGGCACCACGATGATTGCCTTTCGCCGCGATCGCTTGACGAGCCCACTCCAAGACTGGACAGATCTGTGGCGGCCCGAACTGCGTGGCCAGCTGATCTTGCCAGATGATCCTCGCGAAGTAATTGGTCTGACGCTCAAACGGTTGGGCTGGAGCTATAACCAAGCTAATTTGGCGGAGATTCCCCAACTCGAACCTTTGCTGGCAGCCTTACAGCAACAGGTCAAGCTCTACAGCTCCCGCAACTATTTGCAGCCGTTGTTACTCGGTGATGCTCTGGCTGCAGTGGGTTGGTCGGCCGATATTTTGGCTGCCCTCCGCCGAGATTCTCGCTTGGCTGCTGTTGTCCCGCGATCGGGCACTGCCATTTGGCTGGATCTGTGGGTGCAACCCCAAGGGCGGGTGAGTGAAGTCTTTAGCGATCGCTGGATTGATTTTGGCTGGGCACCGACGATCGCAACTCAGTTTTCGCAACTGGGGCCGGCAGCCTCCCCGGCGATCCTGACTGCTGCAGCCGTCGCCCCTGTTGATGCCAATCCTCTCCAGATTCCACCCACGGCTGTGCTGGACAAAAGCGAATTGATCCTGCCCCTGCCGGAGGCCGTGCGCGATCGCTATCTGGCGCTTTGGCAAACCATGCGCCAGGGTTGA
- the rimM gene encoding ribosome maturation factor RimM (Essential for efficient processing of 16S rRNA) gives MSESTTTIETAWLAIGQIVAPQGLRGEMRVNPSSDFPERFLIPGPRWLRRPRQTEPEVVELERGRAIAGKNLYIVQLAGITSREQAEALRGCELLVPASDRPELDEGEFHVLDLIDLSVIDQASSTPLGIVRDVVSAGNDLLVVELTDGREVYIPFVEAIVPVVDLAQGRIEITPPPGLLEL, from the coding sequence ATGTCTGAATCAACAACAACCATCGAAACCGCTTGGCTGGCGATCGGGCAAATTGTGGCCCCCCAAGGTCTGCGCGGCGAAATGCGGGTCAACCCGAGCAGTGATTTTCCTGAGCGCTTCCTCATTCCTGGCCCGCGCTGGCTGCGTCGACCCCGTCAGACTGAGCCCGAAGTGGTGGAGCTGGAGCGCGGGCGCGCGATCGCCGGCAAAAATCTCTACATCGTGCAACTGGCCGGAATCACCAGCCGAGAGCAGGCTGAAGCATTGCGCGGTTGTGAGTTGCTTGTACCTGCCAGCGATCGCCCCGAACTCGACGAGGGAGAATTTCACGTCTTGGATTTGATTGATCTCAGCGTGATTGACCAAGCCAGCAGCACGCCCCTCGGCATCGTTCGCGATGTCGTCAGCGCGGGTAACGATCTACTGGTTGTGGAACTCACGGATGGGCGCGAGGTCTACATTCCCTTTGTGGAGGCGATCGTCCCAGTGGTTGATCTGGCGCAAGGCCGGATTGAAATCACACCACCGCCAGGGCTGCTTGAGCTTTAG
- a CDS encoding glutamate-5-semialdehyde dehydrogenase — protein sequence MATLSVDLEVQAQATRAAARQLAQWSGADRQRLLSAIATTLEQEAPRILAANQADCEAATTEGIAPALYARLKLDADKLAAAIAGVRDLAQLPDPLGQIQIDRELDEGLILQRLTCPVGVLGVIFEARPDAVIQIASLAIKSGNGAILKGGREAICSCQAIVAAIAQALAEQQAPVEAIRLLTSREETLALLKLDRYVDLIIPRGSNSFVRFVQDNTHIPVLGHADGICHLYVDQAAAIEKTVTITVDAKTQYPAACNAIETLLIHEAIAPQFLPVVAAALHEKGVSLRGDAAAQTIVPMEAATEEDWRTEYSDLVLAVRLVPSLDAAIAHINEYGSGHTDAIATEDAAAAAQFFSQVDSAGVYHNCSTRFADGFRYGFGAEVGISTQKLPPRGPVGLEGLVTYKYVLSGDGQIAATYSGAQAKPFLHRDR from the coding sequence GTGGCTACTCTCTCCGTCGATCTTGAAGTTCAGGCCCAGGCGACCCGTGCGGCAGCGCGGCAGCTCGCCCAGTGGAGCGGCGCCGATCGCCAGCGGTTGTTGTCTGCCATTGCTACCACGCTCGAGCAGGAAGCCCCGCGCATTTTAGCGGCCAATCAAGCGGACTGTGAAGCCGCGACCACTGAGGGCATTGCTCCGGCTCTCTATGCTCGTCTCAAGCTCGATGCAGACAAGCTTGCAGCTGCGATCGCCGGGGTGCGGGACCTAGCACAGTTGCCCGATCCGTTGGGGCAAATCCAGATTGATCGCGAGTTGGACGAAGGCCTAATCCTGCAACGGTTGACCTGTCCTGTCGGCGTTTTGGGCGTCATCTTTGAGGCCCGTCCCGATGCGGTGATTCAAATTGCGTCGCTGGCGATCAAATCTGGCAATGGTGCCATTCTCAAGGGCGGCCGGGAGGCCATTTGCTCCTGCCAAGCGATCGTGGCCGCGATTGCCCAAGCCCTGGCCGAGCAGCAGGCACCTGTCGAGGCCATCCGCTTGCTGACCAGCCGCGAAGAAACTCTGGCGCTGCTTAAGCTCGATCGCTATGTCGATCTGATCATTCCACGCGGCTCCAACAGTTTTGTGCGCTTTGTCCAAGACAACACCCACATTCCGGTCCTGGGTCATGCCGATGGCATTTGCCATCTCTACGTTGACCAAGCGGCCGCGATTGAGAAAACGGTGACGATTACCGTTGACGCCAAAACCCAGTACCCAGCCGCTTGTAACGCGATCGAAACCCTGCTGATTCATGAGGCGATCGCCCCTCAATTTCTACCGGTTGTTGCGGCGGCACTGCACGAGAAAGGTGTCAGTCTGCGGGGTGACGCGGCAGCTCAGACGATTGTGCCGATGGAGGCTGCCACAGAAGAGGATTGGCGAACTGAGTACAGCGATTTAGTTCTGGCAGTGCGACTGGTGCCGAGCCTCGATGCCGCGATCGCTCATATCAATGAATATGGCTCTGGCCATACCGATGCGATCGCCACGGAAGATGCCGCCGCTGCCGCCCAGTTCTTCAGCCAAGTCGATAGTGCTGGTGTGTATCACAACTGCTCCACCCGCTTTGCCGATGGCTTTCGCTATGGTTTTGGCGCAGAAGTCGGCATTAGCACCCAAAAATTGCCGCCCCGGGGTCCCGTAGGCTTAGAAGGGCTGGTGACCTACAAGTACGTCCTCAGCGGTGATGGACAGATTGCCGCAACCTACAGTGGCGCCCAAGCCAAACCGTTCCTACACCGCGATCGCTAA
- a CDS encoding AbrB family transcriptional regulator: MPKKAIPNQPLTGEALLQRVRELQDASKDQKARACGYVTITKNGRERVNSLQFLNALLEAQGITLDNELKLGRGRTGRSPSFRVSVQDNGNLLVGAAYTRKMGAKPGDAFTISLGRKQIKLQKVSEDGSEDTEE; the protein is encoded by the coding sequence ATGCCCAAAAAAGCAATTCCTAACCAACCCTTGACGGGTGAAGCATTACTACAACGAGTCCGTGAGCTCCAAGATGCGAGCAAGGATCAAAAAGCACGGGCTTGCGGTTATGTGACGATCACGAAGAACGGTCGTGAGCGAGTCAATTCCTTGCAGTTCCTCAACGCCTTGCTGGAAGCCCAGGGGATTACGCTCGACAACGAACTCAAGTTAGGCCGTGGCCGTACGGGTCGGAGTCCGAGCTTCCGAGTGAGCGTGCAAGATAACGGCAATCTACTCGTTGGGGCTGCCTACACCCGCAAAATGGGGGCTAAGCCAGGCGATGCCTTTACCATCAGCCTTGGACGTAAGCAAATCAAGCTCCAAAAAGTCTCGGAAGATGGTTCTGAAGATACCGAAGAGTAG
- a CDS encoding alpha/beta hydrolase, with translation MPLFTFLSPKLRDFRQYLRIWAWFFLSLSLSFGSAKTAIAAERVTLLAGSWARSVELDDLRSLAVTGQASGFLQDALRYGNLQPKTVQAALNFSIPLSPVLADRLLYSPLGNLALDRIGRILSPRVSGQDGRQALRGAILQSVARDSRFTLLELLDNYPTDARLDLLQIQQLQQDLALLSRLSF, from the coding sequence ATGCCTCTGTTCACTTTCCTATCCCCCAAGCTCAGGGACTTCCGTCAATATCTGCGTATCTGGGCCTGGTTTTTCTTGAGTCTTTCCCTTAGTTTTGGCTCGGCGAAAACGGCGATTGCAGCGGAGCGGGTAACCCTGTTGGCTGGTTCCTGGGCGCGATCGGTCGAGCTAGATGATCTGCGATCGCTCGCAGTTACTGGACAAGCCTCGGGGTTTTTGCAAGATGCTCTCCGCTATGGCAACCTCCAGCCCAAGACTGTGCAAGCGGCGCTTAATTTCTCAATTCCGCTCTCACCAGTGCTTGCCGATCGCTTACTCTATTCGCCCCTTGGTAATCTGGCTTTAGATCGCATCGGCCGAATTCTGTCCCCTCGAGTGTCGGGCCAAGATGGCCGCCAAGCCTTGCGGGGAGCAATTTTACAGTCAGTAGCCCGCGATAGTCGTTTCACGTTGCTCGAGTTGCTGGATAACTATCCGACCGATGCGCGCCTCGATTTACTGCAAATTCAACAGTTGCAGCAGGATTTAGCACTGCTCAGTCGGCTCTCATTCTGA
- a CDS encoding NAD(P)H dehydrogenase subunit NdhS produces MILPGAVVRVTNPSDIYYGYQGYVQRLSRGKVAVLFEGGNWDKLVTFRLSEVAPA; encoded by the coding sequence ATGATTTTGCCCGGTGCTGTCGTTCGTGTCACCAACCCTAGCGACATCTATTACGGCTATCAAGGCTATGTGCAACGCCTCAGCCGTGGCAAAGTTGCGGTCTTGTTTGAAGGCGGTAATTGGGACAAACTCGTCACCTTCCGGCTCTCGGAAGTCGCTCCGGCTTAA
- the cutA gene encoding divalent-cation tolerance protein CutA, with translation MTDLSSLIETADLRLLLTTVSTEVEAQQLAQAAVEAGLAACVSITPIQSCYRWQGAIARETEQQMSFKTTVEQLDALQQWLQSQHPYALPECLVLTPIASSVAYRDWLRSSLS, from the coding sequence ATGACTGACCTCAGTTCCCTGATTGAGACGGCCGACCTGCGTTTGCTGCTCACGACGGTGTCGACGGAAGTCGAGGCCCAACAACTGGCACAAGCTGCAGTGGAAGCTGGTTTGGCTGCTTGCGTCAGCATTACGCCGATTCAGTCCTGCTATCGCTGGCAGGGAGCGATCGCCCGAGAAACAGAACAACAGATGAGCTTTAAAACCACCGTCGAACAGCTTGATGCCCTGCAGCAATGGCTGCAGTCGCAGCATCCCTACGCCTTGCCAGAATGCTTGGTACTCACCCCGATCGCCAGCAGTGTTGCCTACCGCGATTGGCTGCGTTCGAGCCTCTCCTAA
- a CDS encoding DUF3370 family protein, which produces MRRLLPRCFSVLALSLLSSLTASIAIAQTIPIQSPVRRLEGQFNTTPVPHSNQPEIVQSEGILIDTGPGFVRVTGSDLNRVPPHLQTIANPTYAFNGPFGLHLHHVYRPSDTTKFGGTRDRGLLYVGVIATNFSDRPVRLGFQEGSLNTSFESPFFTQTLGVFSNSRWNYKSGPGDAAALSLLTGKRDWRLPAGLVLPPRSRSLLFSLPIAARGSATVLARGVSDGPVHLAVVATDHNPDPDAFFSVLDRRLLAEGRTYLADLLRIQQRQVFSRVGGVAQGDRYEANLEADLQQPLHVPLTTTWRKHFGTQELQANSLLTRMPDSALENIGTYGVEYVLNFRLRGQGLQRLLFSTLPEPKDFLAFRGTLRIDFQGQTDYVHLSQRSGSTDTLYQFQMPPSGQADLRVSLVYPPDSTPGHLLSIVPEVEYARLLPSPLPISPALSSQRLLSFP; this is translated from the coding sequence ATGCGCCGGTTACTTCCTCGCTGCTTTTCGGTTCTCGCGCTGTCCTTGCTCTCATCGCTGACAGCTTCAATTGCGATCGCCCAAACGATTCCTATCCAAAGCCCAGTTCGTCGCCTAGAAGGACAGTTCAACACCACTCCCGTCCCCCATTCCAATCAGCCCGAGATCGTGCAGTCCGAGGGAATTCTGATTGATACAGGGCCTGGTTTTGTGCGGGTTACTGGATCAGATTTGAATCGCGTACCGCCTCATCTGCAGACGATTGCCAATCCCACCTATGCCTTTAACGGGCCGTTTGGGCTGCATCTGCACCATGTCTATCGCCCCAGTGACACCACAAAATTCGGTGGCACGCGCGATCGCGGCTTACTCTACGTTGGGGTAATCGCCACGAATTTCAGCGATCGGCCGGTGCGCCTTGGTTTTCAGGAAGGCAGCCTCAATACCTCCTTTGAAAGTCCTTTCTTTACCCAAACCTTGGGTGTTTTTTCGAACAGTCGCTGGAACTATAAGTCCGGCCCCGGTGATGCGGCCGCCCTCTCCTTGCTGACCGGCAAACGAGACTGGCGCCTACCCGCTGGACTGGTGCTGCCACCGCGATCGCGCAGTCTACTCTTCTCCCTACCGATCGCGGCTCGCGGTTCGGCAACCGTGCTGGCACGGGGCGTTAGCGACGGTCCTGTACACCTCGCGGTAGTTGCTACCGATCACAACCCGGATCCTGACGCCTTTTTCTCAGTACTCGATCGCCGACTGCTGGCCGAGGGCAGAACCTACTTGGCTGATCTGCTCCGGATTCAACAACGTCAAGTTTTCAGTCGCGTCGGGGGTGTGGCCCAGGGCGATCGCTACGAGGCTAATCTAGAAGCGGATCTGCAACAGCCGCTCCATGTGCCACTGACCACCACGTGGCGGAAACACTTCGGTACCCAGGAACTGCAGGCCAACTCACTCCTGACTCGGATGCCCGATTCGGCGCTCGAAAACATTGGCACCTACGGTGTGGAATACGTCCTCAACTTCCGCTTACGGGGCCAAGGCTTGCAGCGTTTGTTGTTCAGCACACTGCCGGAGCCCAAGGATTTTCTGGCCTTCCGGGGGACGCTCCGCATTGATTTTCAAGGGCAGACTGACTATGTCCATCTCAGTCAGCGATCAGGTAGTACTGATACCCTCTATCAGTTCCAGATGCCGCCGTCTGGCCAAGCCGATCTGCGGGTGAGCCTGGTCTATCCGCCGGATTCGACCCCCGGGCACTTGCTCAGCATTGTGCCCGAGGTTGAGTACGCCCGCTTGCTGCCCAGTCCCTTACCCATTAGCCCAGCCCTCAGTTCTCAACGGCTCCTGTCGTTCCCCTAA